A genomic stretch from Verrucomicrobiota bacterium includes:
- a CDS encoding sulfite oxidase, giving the protein MNSLSRREMIKSSVAAAALGFAHNPLSVFGADEPQVAETLIPFLDVQPADPKRPMLKWEQLTSWITPNVQAFSVSHYGQPPVETDAWSLEIGGLIKRPKTFSLSEIKSRRRKSIIATLECSGNSSNPGFMGAIANIRWTGTPLAPLLTECGVDKRGIEVVFFGADEKVEKIREQDYSQNFARSLALRNALNDEVLLAYEMNGQPLPKEHGAPLRLIVPGWFGIAWVKWLTRVEVLDRRYMSKYMAREYVTIRGEEKDGRTIWRETSVGPIDVKSIVARVVRRADANLRVSGAAWTDGTPLAKVELKIDDGNWITVQLDKRQRAKYAWTFWSHDWQKPEPGDHTLVSRAIDAEGRVQPPADDPAIKLKKTYWEANQQHPRKIRI; this is encoded by the coding sequence GTGAATTCCCTGAGCCGTCGCGAAATGATCAAGAGCAGCGTTGCCGCAGCAGCACTGGGGTTCGCGCACAACCCGCTGTCGGTCTTTGGAGCGGACGAACCGCAAGTGGCTGAGACGCTGATCCCCTTCCTTGACGTTCAGCCCGCTGATCCCAAGCGACCGATGTTGAAGTGGGAACAACTCACGAGTTGGATCACGCCCAACGTCCAGGCTTTTTCCGTCAGTCATTACGGCCAGCCGCCGGTTGAGACGGACGCATGGAGTCTGGAAATCGGCGGTCTGATAAAGCGACCGAAGACATTTTCGCTGAGCGAAATCAAATCGCGCCGACGCAAGAGCATCATCGCGACCTTGGAATGTTCGGGGAACAGTTCGAATCCCGGCTTTATGGGTGCCATCGCCAACATTCGGTGGACGGGAACGCCACTGGCGCCACTTTTGACGGAATGCGGTGTGGACAAGCGCGGCATCGAAGTCGTTTTCTTTGGCGCGGATGAAAAGGTCGAAAAGATTCGCGAGCAAGATTATTCGCAAAACTTTGCGCGAAGTCTCGCCTTGCGAAATGCGCTCAATGACGAAGTGTTGCTGGCTTACGAGATGAACGGCCAACCGCTCCCCAAAGAGCATGGCGCTCCGCTGCGCCTCATTGTTCCGGGCTGGTTCGGCATTGCTTGGGTGAAATGGCTGACACGCGTTGAAGTTCTGGACCGCCGTTACATGAGCAAATACATGGCCCGCGAATACGTGACCATTCGCGGTGAAGAAAAGGATGGCCGCACCATCTGGCGCGAAACGAGCGTCGGCCCGATCGACGTGAAATCCATCGTCGCCCGCGTGGTGCGCCGGGCCGACGCCAACCTGCGCGTCAGCGGCGCGGCGTGGACGGACGGCACGCCACTCGCGAAGGTGGAGTTAAAGATTGACGACGGCAATTGGATTACCGTGCAACTCGATAAAAGGCAGCGCGCTAAATACGCCTGGACTTTCTGGTCGCATGACTGGCAAAAGCCCGAACCCGGCGACCACACGTTGGTTTCCCGCGCCATTGATGCCGAGGGTCGCGTTCAACCGCCGGCGGATGATCCCGCCATCAAATTGAAAAAGACTTATTGGGAAGCGAACCAACAACACCCTCGCAAGATCAGGATTTAG